From the genome of Bacteroides sp. MSB163, one region includes:
- a CDS encoding cyclophilin-like fold protein yields MKYYLVLIFMTLTLSVWGTSCSDDAPIPETGQQIPPGSTDDDDPSVNPGNDDDDDDNPMSNNLKITVGPASFTATLENNAAATAFKALLPMTLNMSELNGNEKYFYLSGNLPTASSNPGTIRTGDLMLYGGSCLVLFYETFSTSYSYTRLGRVNNPSGLASALGSGSVTITFELQ; encoded by the coding sequence ATGAAATATTATTTAGTACTCATTTTTATGACGTTGACATTGTCCGTTTGGGGCACATCATGCAGCGACGATGCTCCTATACCCGAAACAGGGCAACAGATACCTCCGGGAAGTACGGACGATGATGATCCCTCGGTTAATCCCGGTAATGACGATGATGATGACGATAACCCTATGAGCAACAATCTAAAAATAACAGTCGGCCCCGCCTCATTCACCGCCACACTGGAAAACAATGCGGCGGCAACAGCCTTCAAGGCATTACTGCCTATGACCCTAAACATGTCCGAACTGAACGGCAATGAAAAGTACTTCTACCTATCGGGAAACCTGCCTACCGCATCTTCCAACCCGGGAACCATCCGCACGGGCGACCTGATGCTTTACGGCGGCTCCTGTCTGGTACTTTTCTATGAGACTTTTTCAACATCCTACAGCTACACTCGCCTGGGGCGTGTAAATAACCCTTCGGGACTGGCATCCGCCCTCGGTTCGGGCAGTGTAACTATAACATTCGAACTACAATAA
- a CDS encoding alpha/beta hydrolase, which translates to MKRILSVAASFLVTLGTSLSLAQTDADNFYKSTLVNMEKVSFSNQYKMKVAGNLFLPKDMKAGETYPAIIVGHPMGAVKEQSANLYATKMAERGFVTLAIDLSFWGGSEGEPRNSVSPEIYAEDFSAAVDFLGTRPFVNRNRIGVIGICGSGSFAISAAKIDPRLKAIATISMYNMGTASRNGLKHALTLEQRKQIIAEAAEQRYVEFLGGETKYTGGTAHELTPNSSPIEREFYEFYRTGRGEFTPEGATPLTTTHPTLASNTKFMNFYPFADIETISPRPMLFITGENAHSREFSEDAYSKAAEPKELYIVPGAGHVDLYDRVSLIPFDKLDSFFKEYLK; encoded by the coding sequence ATGAAACGAATACTATCAGTAGCAGCGTCATTTTTAGTGACACTCGGCACAAGCCTCTCCCTCGCACAAACAGATGCGGACAACTTTTATAAAAGTACTCTTGTCAACATGGAGAAAGTATCCTTCTCCAACCAGTACAAAATGAAAGTGGCCGGAAACCTTTTCCTGCCCAAAGATATGAAAGCAGGAGAAACGTATCCTGCAATCATCGTCGGGCACCCGATGGGAGCAGTAAAGGAACAAAGTGCGAACCTCTATGCCACCAAGATGGCCGAACGCGGTTTCGTCACCCTCGCCATCGACCTGTCCTTCTGGGGAGGAAGTGAAGGAGAACCACGCAACAGCGTCTCCCCGGAGATTTATGCGGAAGACTTCAGTGCAGCAGTCGATTTCCTCGGTACACGCCCGTTCGTCAACCGCAACCGTATCGGTGTAATCGGTATCTGCGGCAGTGGAAGTTTCGCCATCAGTGCGGCAAAAATCGATCCTCGCCTGAAAGCCATTGCAACCATCAGCATGTATAATATGGGTACAGCAAGCCGCAACGGACTGAAACACGCACTGACCCTGGAACAAAGGAAACAAATCATTGCCGAAGCCGCCGAACAACGCTATGTAGAATTTCTGGGTGGAGAAACGAAATATACTGGCGGCACCGCACACGAACTGACGCCTAACTCCTCTCCTATTGAACGCGAGTTTTATGAATTCTACCGTACCGGACGCGGAGAATTCACCCCCGAAGGTGCAACGCCCCTGACCACCACACACCCCACCCTGGCAAGCAACACGAAGTTCATGAACTTCTATCCGTTTGCCGATATCGAGACCATCTCACCGCGCCCCATGCTCTTCATCACCGGAGAGAATGCACACTCACGCGAATTCAGCGAAGATGCCTACAGCAAGGCTGCCGAACCCAAGGAATTATACATCGTGCCCGGTGCAGGCCATGTGGACCTTTACGACCGGGTCAGCCTCATCCCTTTCGATAAACTGGATTCTTTCTTTAAGGAATACCTGAAATAA
- a CDS encoding transcriptional regulator, protein MKVGDKVLISPDLTRLAEWIPARVIEVENNPFVGVVISAETLDGDVFFGQQDLFKPQTEEVCLP, encoded by the coding sequence ATGAAAGTAGGAGATAAAGTTCTTATTTCTCCTGACCTGACAAGGTTGGCAGAATGGATTCCCGCCAGAGTGATAGAAGTAGAAAACAACCCTTTTGTAGGAGTGGTTATTTCTGCTGAAACGTTGGACGGTGACGTATTCTTTGGACAGCAAGACTTGTTTAAACCTCAAACCGAAGAAGTATGTTTGCCATAA
- a CDS encoding MFS transporter: protein MPVKEKLSYGAQLNVLKKKIIWYSIIAVTLINGALFGFFSYMSDYLRTVTEVSYSVISILLLIYGLANIIGNVIAGKQLATNPIRSMIFIPFALFTFYICIFILGEWLAAMTVIILILGVLAGYGQNTMQYMITEAAPEAPDFANGLFLLSANLGTTVGAAACGAFITFFDTRYSVIGSLLFLAASIVFVVLRILILKTADNISAGRR from the coding sequence ATGCCTGTGAAAGAAAAGCTATCTTACGGTGCGCAACTCAATGTGCTGAAAAAGAAGATTATCTGGTATTCCATTATTGCTGTCACCCTGATAAACGGTGCTTTATTCGGATTCTTCAGTTATATGTCTGATTATCTGAGAACGGTTACGGAAGTTTCTTATAGTGTCATCAGCATCTTGCTACTGATATACGGGCTTGCCAATATTATCGGAAACGTCATTGCAGGAAAACAGTTAGCCACCAACCCAATACGCAGCATGATTTTCATCCCGTTCGCACTATTCACCTTTTATATATGTATATTCATTTTAGGGGAATGGCTTGCGGCCATGACTGTTATTATTCTGATTCTGGGTGTCCTGGCAGGATACGGGCAAAACACCATGCAGTATATGATAACCGAAGCTGCTCCCGAAGCTCCGGATTTCGCTAACGGTTTATTCCTATTATCTGCCAATCTGGGTACGACGGTGGGGGCAGCAGCCTGCGGAGCATTTATCACTTTCTTTGATACACGCTATTCCGTAATCGGGTCTTTGCTGTTTCTTGCGGCCAGCATAGTATTTGTTGTTCTGAGAATCCTGATATTAAAAACGGCGGATAACATATCCGCCGGGAGAAGATGA
- a CDS encoding flavodoxin family protein, translating to MKVLLINGSPRKNGNTHLALSEVAKALNENGVETEIISIGTKAVQGCIACNRCSELGRCIFKDELYNNIRQKLEEGIDGLVVGSPTYYAGPNGSLCALLDRLFYSSSELMEYKPATAIAVCRRGGASATLDRLNKYFTINHMPVVSSQYWNIIHGMMPGDVLQDAEGLQTMRMLGRNMAWLLKNTADGQKHPEAEAFVQTNFIR from the coding sequence ATGAAAGTATTACTGATAAATGGAAGTCCCCGGAAAAACGGGAATACACATTTGGCTTTATCGGAGGTAGCAAAGGCGTTGAATGAAAACGGAGTAGAAACAGAAATCATTTCTATCGGAACAAAAGCCGTACAAGGTTGCATAGCCTGCAACCGATGTAGTGAACTGGGACGGTGTATTTTTAAAGACGAGTTGTACAACAACATCCGCCAAAAACTGGAAGAAGGTATTGACGGACTGGTAGTAGGCTCACCGACCTATTACGCCGGTCCCAATGGTTCGCTGTGCGCCCTGTTAGACCGTCTTTTCTATTCAAGCTCGGAGTTGATGGAGTACAAACCGGCTACGGCAATAGCTGTTTGCCGGAGAGGTGGAGCCAGTGCTACTCTTGACAGATTGAATAAATATTTCACAATAAACCATATGCCTGTCGTTTCTTCCCAATATTGGAATATTATTCATGGAATGATGCCGGGCGATGTCCTGCAAGATGCGGAAGGATTACAGACTATGCGAATGTTAGGCAGAAATATGGCCTGGTTATTGAAAAATACGGCTGACGGGCAGAAACACCCCGAAGCAGAAGCTTTTGTACAGACAAACTTTATCCGTTAA